In the Mesorhizobium sp. WSM2240 genome, CAGCGAGGAGATGATGGTCAGCGGCGCCCAGATGGCGAGATGCTGCCAGGTCGACAATGTGCTGGTGGCTTCGACGCCCATGAACGCGCCGATGATGACATGGCCGACGATGACGACGACCAGATAGGCGGGCAGGTCGTCGGCGCGGTGATGATGCATCTCCTCGCCGCAATGCTCGCAGCGCTCAACGGCCGTCAGGAACGACGAAAACAGCTTTCCCTCGCCGCAATGCGGGCAGCGCCCGAGAAAACCGCGTTTCATGGCCTCCCACAGCGACCTTGCCGGGCGGCCGGTATGGTGTACTCCGCCGAATAGCTGTTCTTCCATCATCGTCTCCTGTCGGAGCCCCGGCGCGGTTGCGATGCGCGGGCCCGCGATCTCTGGCCCTTCGCCTTGTGAAACGACCGCTTGGACCCGGGCAGGGGTTTTGGATCGGTCAGCATCTCAAAGCGCATGG is a window encoding:
- a CDS encoding DUF983 domain-containing protein, with protein sequence MEEQLFGGVHHTGRPARSLWEAMKRGFLGRCPHCGEGKLFSSFLTAVERCEHCGEEMHHHRADDLPAYLVVVIVGHVIIGAFMGVEATSTLSTWQHLAIWAPLTIISSLALLRPIKGAVIGLQWAYYMHGFGGEEDRIESHPEA